Genomic segment of Marinitoga hydrogenitolerans DSM 16785:
GATACAGTTTTCATGTTTTGGGCAATTTCGATAGGTATAGTAAACGGAGGAGGATTTTTTTTATTAGGATTTTTTGGTACAATACTAATATCTTTAGTATTAATTATTATGATGGAAATCCACAGTTTTAATAATCCCTATTTATTAATAATAAACTACGATTCAGTAAATGTTGAAAAAGATATAAATCAATTTATGAAAATGAATTTTAAAAGGTATAAAGTTAGGTCGAAAAATTTTAATGATAAAATAGAAATAACTTATGAAATTAGAATAAAAAACTTTGATTTAATCAATGAATTAAAAAAAATAAAAGGTATTGAAAATATCTCATTAATAAGTTATAGTGGAGATTACATAGAAACAATATAGGCCCAAATGGGCCTATATTATTTTTCCTTTTGCCATTTAAAATATATTCCAGCTAATGGAGGTAAGGTAAGATTTATGGAAAAATCTCTTCCGTGGAATGGAATTTTTTCAGCATATAATCCTCCTTGATTACCCACATTACTTCCCCAATAAATTTCTGAATCAGTGTTTAGTATCTCCTTATAAAAACCTGCTCGTGG
This window contains:
- a CDS encoding DUF4956 domain-containing protein — protein: MNQVIIDMYNLISSQTRMNISIYSVLFTLLISFFEGLIIYFVYKKTYQGVIYVKSFNVSLIILSMITSMIVEAISSNFVLSFGMVGALSIIRFRTAIKDPLDTVFMFWAISIGIVNGGGFFLLGFFGTILISLVLIIMMEIHSFNNPYLLIINYDSVNVEKDINQFMKMNFKRYKVRSKNFNDKIEITYEIRIKNFDLINELKKIKGIENISLISYSGDYIETI